A genomic window from Dermacentor silvarum isolate Dsil-2018 chromosome 9, BIME_Dsil_1.4, whole genome shotgun sequence includes:
- the LOC119463408 gene encoding NLR family CARD domain-containing protein 3, which translates to MTARVGVTMSATMKRKRPQKQPQDMKKPTYTRGLKAYFRRYSLDMRAPCTDATPDACSPIAMRKLCWLVRNIGVWNSFLENIGLELRENRPGRLSLYTFARCDPSLNDYGSVCVTLLAELLATHRCIYFVHFGYSGRLFGMKTSVIQHLLPNSSIEQFHVDGQTMDRDEAFTFLRAVWRSRPLSVQLCNIPLRRSDVLSMSIYVEATSTLKELALVETGFKVADAIALFKALEVSKTVEYVRLETNTVGIRGAKQFATLLRRNTTLRSVTLQRVKLQAKGAVAIAAALADNNTLGCLRIASNSIGAVGARALAETLRTNTSLTVLDLRDNAIGTSGAMAFAAMLKVNAKLEELHVCGNVISEDGIVAIAEAVAHNTSLKVLSLFANGFGEEGVAALGKLVASNRTLVRLNATLESTYGAPRRHLDAFAEALAANTVMRGVQLFVWGTPAMKQLSHMLPLTQTLQYLCVCTCGPEIEQLCAALAHNRSIQEVEINCFLNLDDGSALGRLFETTTTIQAVTITKRVKNTCLIRLFHGLAKNNSIWWFSVQGGSLTSTACSAIATALESNRTLACMTLGRATAEDSNLRIVSSALERNCTLQMMCMGYTTTSAPALKIRERLRRNMGMMMQAIEFALTKNVSKALAEAFELYKDSTFFNQELAKANRNQGRQAATLLIKEAERFIEDNYFQITGVVKGPLVCVRRTRSKKRMTMFDCLNNYCLRELLSYLRVSDVKR; encoded by the coding sequence ATGACGGCTCGCGTCGGAGTTACCATGTCAGCGACCATGAAGCGGAAGCGGCCCCAGAAGCAGCCGCAAGACATGAAGAAACCTACTTACACCCGCGGCCTGAAGGCCTACTTCAGACGATACTCCCTGGACATGCGAGCACCTTGTACCGACGCCACTCCCGACGCGTGTTCGCCGATTGCCATGCGCAAGCTGTGCTGGCTGGTCAGGAACATCGGCGTCTGGAACAGCTTCCTCGAGAACATTGGCCTGGAGCTGCGCGAGAACCGCCCGGGACGCCTGTCACTTTACACCTTCGCTCGCTGTGACCCGAGCCTGAACGACTACGGCTCTGTATGCGTGACGTTGCTCGCCGAGCTGCTGGCCACGCACCGGTGCATCTACTTCGTGCACTTCGGCTACTCCGGTAGGCTGTTCGGAATGAAAACCAGCGTCATTCAGCACCTGTTGCCGAACTCGTCGATCGAGCAGTTCCACGTCGACGGCCAAACGATGGAccgcgacgaggcgttcacgttCCTCAGGGCCGTGTGGCGCTCCAGGCCTCTCAGCGTGCAATTGTGCAACATACCGCTGCGCCGTTCGGACGTGCTCTCCATGTCCATCTATGTCGAGGCGACCTCTACACTCAAGGAGCTGGCGCTGGTCGAGACCGGCTTCAAGGTGGCCGACGCCATCGCGCTCTTCAAAGCCTTAGAGGTGAGCAAGACGGTCGAGTACGTCCGGCTCGAGACGAACACCGTCGGAATCCGAGGCGCCAAGCAGTTCGCGACGCTGCTGCGGCGAAACACGACCCTGCGGTCGGTCACGCTGCAGCGGGTCAAGTTGCAGGCCAAAGGCGCTGTTGCCATAGCGGCCGCGCTGGCCGACAACAACACGCTGGGCTGCCTGCGAATTGCGAGCAACTCCATCGGGGCCGTTGGGGCGCGAGCGCTGGCGGAAACGCTCCGGACGAACACGTCGCTCACGGTGCTCGACCTGCGGGACAACGCCATCGGCACCAGCGGTGCGATGGCCTTCGCGGCCATGCTGAAGGTGAACGCGAAGCTCGAAGAACTTCACGTGTGCGGGAACGTGATATCCGAGGACGGCATCGTGGCGATCGCCGAGGCCGTGGCACACAACACGTCGCTCAAGGTGCTCTCGCTCTTCGCCAATGGTTTCGGCGAGGAAGGCGTGGCCGCGCTGGGCAAGCTCGTGGCCAGCAACCGAACGCTCGTGAGGCTGAACGCCACCTTAGAGTCAACCTACGGGGCTCCGCGGAGACACCTTGACGCGTTCGCCGAAGCGCTCGCCGCCAACACTGTCATGCGAGGAGTCCAGCTGTTCGTGTGGGGCACGCCCGCCATGAAGCAGCTGTCTCACATGCTGCCGCTTACGCAGACGCTGCAATACCTCTGTGTTTGCACGTGCGGGCCCGAAATTGAGCAGCTGTGTGCCGCCTTGGCGCACAACCGGTCCATCCAGGAGGTCGAGATCAACTGTTTTCTCAACCTCGATGACGGATCGGCGCTGGGCCGCCTGTTCGAGACGACCACTACCATCCAGGCGGTGACTATCACCAAGAGGGTGAAGAACACCTGTCTCATCCGGCTCTTTCACGGTCTGGCCAAGAACAACAGCATCTGGTGGTTCAGTGTCCAAGGCGGCAGCCTCACTTCGACCGCGTGCTCGGCCATTGCTACCGCTTTAGAGAGTAACAGGACGCTCGCCTGCATGACACTGGGCCGGGCCACAGCGGAAGACTCCAACTTGAGGATAGTGAGCTCGGCACTGGAGCGCAACTGTACGCTCCAGATGATGTGCATGGGCTACACCACGACCAGCGCGCCCGCGTTGAAGATCAGGGAGCGACTAAGGCGCAACATGGGCATGATGATGCAGGCCATCGAATTCGCGCTCACCAAGAACGTCAGCAAGGCGCTGGCGGAGGCCTTCGAGCTGTACAAGGACAGCACGTTCTTCAACCAGGAGCTCGCCAAGGCCAACAGGAACCAGGGCCGACAAGCGGCGACGTTGCTCATAAAGGAAGCGGAGCGGTTCATCGAGGACAACTACTTTCAGATCACGGGAGTCGTGAAGGGACCACTCGTCTGTGTCAGGAGGACGAGGAGCAAGAAGCGGATGACGATGTTTGACTGCCTAAACAACTACTGCCTACGGGAATTGTTGTCCTACCTTCGTGTCTCCGATGTGAAGCGTTGA